A window of Campylobacter cuniculorum DSM 23162 = LMG 24588 contains these coding sequences:
- the recR gene encoding recombination mediator RecR has translation MKLKGLEKFNSLVESFANLPTIGKKTALRLAFHLCMNEPLEGMKLAHNIENALRFIRPCEQCGALSENELCEICTDLERQRSLLCITQSPKDVLVIEESQSYNGLYFILNELDENTIQRLRKMIQNMGVKELIFALTHSLNSDAMIFFIEEKLKDLNLKLSKIAQGIPNGVNLENVDFISLRQALIFRTHID, from the coding sequence ATGAAGCTTAAAGGTTTAGAAAAATTTAATTCTCTTGTAGAAAGTTTTGCAAATTTACCCACTATCGGTAAAAAAACTGCTTTGCGTCTAGCCTTTCATCTTTGTATGAATGAGCCTTTAGAAGGAATGAAACTTGCACACAACATAGAAAACGCCCTACGTTTCATCAGACCTTGCGAACAATGCGGAGCCTTAAGTGAAAATGAACTCTGTGAAATTTGCACAGATTTAGAGCGTCAAAGAAGCTTACTTTGCATCACTCAAAGCCCTAAAGATGTGCTTGTGATTGAAGAGAGTCAAAGCTATAATGGGCTTTATTTTATCTTAAATGAGCTTGATGAAAATACGATACAAAGACTTAGAAAAATGATTCAAAATATGGGGGTTAAAGAATTGATTTTTGCCTTGACTCATAGTCTTAACTCCGATGCTATGATTTTTTTTATTGAAGAAAAACTTAAGGATTTAAATTTGAAATTGAGTAAAATCGCACAAGGAATTCCTAATGGGGTTAATTTAGAAAATGTGGATTTTATATCTTTAAGACAAGCTTTAATTTTTCGCACCCATATTGATTGA
- a CDS encoding ArsS family sensor histidine kinase, which produces MRSYSIHTKLIVLFIATFIFVCTLFIVFLKTEEGDRIKRENLKQENLIAGLFNNLNLENVNLEEYLYNNGFNKIENLQSIKTIKEKAEINFKAQNDFCIFTSLNYQDDTYFDLQCKNFNGLFKQNFNNRIYKIFIIGFTFFLFLMIFMYFSVLKSLDSLKKLKKQISQVNNKEKPSFIDYEDNEIGKIALEFEKALNKSQELANSRQLFLRIIMHELKTPIGKGRIISEMLKEKKQKERLIVIFDKMNSLINEFAKIEELFSKNYELQIKAVDFNSVLNQAKTELMKENLDKIIKIKLHHNPLIHIDIDFFSLLLKNMLDNALKYSNDNTCELECFENYFTITNQGAPLTDSIEYYFQAFTRRNHLRTEGMGLGLYIMNEICKLHGFEISYHYTENKHCFKVFFGEKNEA; this is translated from the coding sequence ATGAGAAGCTATTCTATCCACACAAAATTGATAGTTTTATTTATTGCAACCTTTATTTTTGTTTGCACTCTTTTTATCGTTTTCCTTAAAACTGAAGAAGGTGATCGCATAAAAAGAGAGAATTTAAAACAAGAAAATCTCATTGCAGGTCTGTTTAATAATCTTAATTTAGAAAATGTCAATCTTGAAGAATACTTATATAATAATGGATTTAATAAAATTGAAAATTTACAAAGCATTAAAACCATAAAAGAAAAAGCGGAAATTAACTTTAAAGCTCAAAATGATTTTTGCATTTTTACTTCTTTAAATTATCAAGATGATACTTATTTTGACTTACAATGCAAAAATTTTAATGGACTTTTTAAACAAAATTTTAACAATAGAATTTATAAAATTTTTATCATAGGTTTTACTTTTTTCTTATTTTTGATGATTTTTATGTATTTTTCTGTATTAAAATCCTTAGATTCTTTGAAAAAACTCAAAAAACAAATCAGTCAAGTCAATAATAAAGAAAAACCTAGTTTCATAGATTATGAGGACAATGAAATAGGAAAAATAGCACTTGAATTTGAAAAAGCTTTAAATAAAAGTCAAGAACTTGCAAATTCAAGACAACTTTTTTTAAGAATCATTATGCACGAGCTTAAAACTCCGATTGGCAAAGGAAGAATCATTTCTGAAATGCTTAAAGAAAAAAAGCAAAAAGAAAGACTCATTGTGATTTTTGATAAAATGAATTCACTCATTAATGAATTTGCAAAAATAGAGGAATTATTTTCTAAAAATTATGAGCTTCAAATCAAAGCTGTTGATTTTAATTCTGTGTTAAATCAGGCTAAAACAGAATTAATGAAAGAAAATTTAGATAAAATCATTAAAATCAAATTACATCATAATCCACTCATACATATTGACATTGATTTTTTTTCTTTACTACTTAAAAATATGCTTGATAATGCCTTAAAATACTCAAATGACAACACTTGTGAGCTTGAATGTTTTGAAAATTATTTTACAATTACAAATCAAGGAGCACCCTTAACCGACTCCATAGAATATTATTTTCAAGCCTTTACAAGAAGAAATCATTTGAGAACCGAAGGAATGGGACTTGGACTTTATATAATGAATGAAATTTGCAAACTTCACGGCTTTGAAATTTCTTATCATTATACAGAAAATAAACATTGTTTTAAAGTTTTTTTTGGAGAAAAAAATGAAGCTTAA
- a CDS encoding response regulator transcription factor, with translation MTNVLMIEDDPDFAALLSEYLAQFNVKVTNFSDPREVLNTSVENYDCLILDLTLPHIDGLEVCKEIRKKSNIGIIVSSARGDLSDKVVGLQIGADDYLPKPYDPKEMYARIMSIIRRTKRIEENHNIAFKIDTRKHEIFYKNKALTLTPAEYEILECLINQNGYSISREQLVNQCKKLKDKDSKSLDVIIGRLRAKIGDSSKSPKHIFSVRGIGYKLIG, from the coding sequence ATGACTAATGTGTTAATGATAGAAGATGATCCAGATTTTGCAGCATTGTTATCAGAATATCTTGCTCAATTTAATGTTAAAGTTACAAATTTTAGCGACCCTAGAGAGGTTTTAAATACAAGCGTTGAAAATTATGATTGTTTGATTTTAGATTTAACTTTACCTCATATCGATGGACTTGAAGTTTGCAAAGAAATTAGAAAAAAAAGCAATATCGGCATTATTGTTTCTTCTGCAAGAGGAGATTTAAGCGATAAGGTTGTAGGATTGCAAATTGGTGCTGATGATTATTTACCAAAGCCTTATGACCCAAAAGAAATGTATGCGAGGATTATGAGTATCATTCGTCGCACTAAAAGAATAGAAGAAAATCACAATATTGCTTTTAAAATCGATACAAGAAAACATGAAATTTTTTATAAAAATAAAGCTTTAACTCTTACTCCCGCAGAATATGAAATTTTAGAATGTCTTATCAATCAAAATGGCTATTCAATCTCTAGAGAACAACTTGTAAATCAATGCAAAAAACTAAAAGATAAAGACTCAAAAAGTCTTGATGTTATTATTGGAAGATTGAGGGCGAAAATTGGCGATAGCTCTAAATCCCCAAAACATATTTTTTCGGTTAGAGGCATAGGATACAAGCTTATAGGATGA
- the dnaJ gene encoding molecular chaperone DnaJ produces MEIDYYEILEITQNADKETIKKAYRRLALKYHPDRNQGDKEAEGKFKLINEAYEVLSNDEKRALYDKYGKEGLKAGGGFSSDFSDLSDIFSNFFDEAFGRSSNRKRSENSEKFSAELMIALKLSFKEAVFGCKKTIDFIYKDSCKACKATGAKDGKTTTCPKCQGRGQIGIKQAFITFAQTCPDCAGSGVSAAEKCPECKGKGYNEIKDSVEINVPEGVDTGMSLRVPQKGNVLKDGSRGDMFVKIIAEEDETFIRDGEDIYIEFPVFFTQAILGQSIKVPTIRGEAILTLPIGAKDGQRFVLEKEGVKDIHSNSLGRQIVQISIKFPNSLNDEQKELLEKLSESFGIKDGMHHEQKGLFDRIASWFKN; encoded by the coding sequence GTGGAGATTGATTATTATGAAATTTTAGAAATCACACAAAATGCCGACAAAGAAACTATTAAAAAGGCTTATCGCAGACTTGCTTTAAAATATCATCCTGACAGAAACCAAGGAGATAAAGAAGCCGAAGGTAAATTCAAGCTCATCAATGAAGCTTACGAAGTTTTAAGTAATGATGAAAAAAGAGCTCTTTATGATAAATATGGAAAAGAGGGGCTTAAAGCAGGAGGTGGCTTTAGCAGCGATTTTAGTGATTTAAGTGATATATTTTCAAATTTTTTTGATGAAGCCTTTGGCAGGTCTTCAAATCGCAAAAGAAGCGAAAATAGCGAGAAATTTAGTGCTGAACTTATGATAGCTTTAAAACTTAGTTTCAAAGAAGCTGTTTTTGGCTGTAAAAAAACTATCGATTTTATCTATAAAGATTCTTGTAAAGCTTGCAAAGCAACTGGGGCAAAAGATGGCAAAACGACGACTTGTCCTAAATGTCAAGGTAGAGGACAAATCGGCATAAAACAAGCCTTTATCACTTTTGCTCAAACCTGTCCTGATTGTGCAGGGAGCGGAGTGAGTGCGGCTGAAAAATGCCCAGAATGCAAGGGTAAAGGCTATAACGAAATTAAAGACAGCGTAGAAATAAATGTGCCAGAAGGAGTTGATACGGGAATGTCTTTAAGAGTGCCTCAAAAAGGAAATGTTTTAAAAGATGGCTCAAGAGGGGATATGTTTGTAAAAATCATTGCTGAAGAAGATGAGACTTTCATACGAGATGGTGAGGACATTTATATAGAATTTCCAGTGTTTTTTACACAAGCAATTTTAGGGCAAAGTATCAAAGTGCCGACGATTCGAGGAGAGGCTATTTTAACTTTACCTATAGGAGCAAAAGATGGGCAAAGATTTGTACTCGAAAAAGAGGGGGTAAAAGATATCCATTCAAATTCTTTAGGGCGACAAATTGTGCAAATTTCTATCAAATTTCCTAATTCTTTAAATGATGAACAAAAAGAGCTTTTAGAAAAATTGAGCGAAAGTTTTGGGATAAAAGATGGCATGCATCATGAGCAAAAAGGCTTGTTTGATAGGATTGCATCTTGGTTTAAAAATTAA
- a CDS encoding DUF5710 domain-containing protein, which yields MPRQRQYLNVPYEERQEAKNLGAIWDTKKLLKFLLKSLKNKI from the coding sequence ATGCCTCGTCAAAGACAATATCTTAATGTGCCTTATGAAGAAAGACAAGAAGCAAAGAATTTAGGTGCAATCTGGGATACAAAAAAGCTGTTGAAATTTTTATTAAAGAGCTTAAAGAACAAAATTTAA
- the vapD gene encoding VapD family protein has product MSLSRKAINFDLSTNELKKHFKDTREPYIKIKTFMLENGFEHRQYLGYASKEPMDDIQIDILAKKLVKEFSWLSSCIQEFDVTDIGEQYSLNHIFKDFISINKDLEVKSPTKEHSQKEQAKKQLMEQVKQSLHKDKDSKSLSQNKDLER; this is encoded by the coding sequence GTGAGTCTCTCTCGTAAGGCTATTAATTTTGATTTATCCACAAATGAACTCAAAAAGCATTTCAAGGATACAAGAGAGCCTTACATTAAAATAAAAACTTTTATGCTTGAGAATGGTTTTGAACACAGGCAATATTTAGGCTATGCTTCAAAAGAGCCTATGGATGATATTCAAATAGATATTTTAGCAAAAAAACTTGTTAAAGAATTCTCTTGGTTGAGTTCTTGCATACAAGAATTTGATGTAACCGATATAGGAGAACAATATAGTCTCAATCATATCTTTAAAGACTTTATCTCTATAAACAAAGACTTAGAAGTAAAATCTCCAACCAAAGAACATTCTCAAAAAGAACAAGCAAAAAAACAATTAATGGAACAGGTTAAACAAAGCTTACACAAAGACAAAGATAGTAAAAGTTTATCTCAAAATAAAGATTTGGAGCGATAA
- the yedE gene encoding YedE family putative selenium transporter: MKIAILPVLAGAVFGIIAPLLVYFGNPGNMGLCAGCFTRDIAGALNLHNAAALQYMRPEILALVLGSFLSAFLSKSYNPRAGSAPIARFFLGIFTMIGILVFLGCPWRAFLRISAGDLSALAGILGLVAGVCLGIFFLKKGFSLGRAKPTSKFIGFIFPAFIILCLVLLFISLNEEKPLLKFSTSGVGFMHAPVLISLIAGLIIGVLFQKSKFCSISGISAFLLFRDTYLLQGVIALIICAFLSNLALGYFHLGFTEQPIAHNDFIWNFLGMFLAGSALSLAGGCPGRQLVLSGEGDGDAAVFVMGSLFGAALAHNFSLASSPAGISANAPFAVILGLIFVLCLGLFSKNKETI; the protein is encoded by the coding sequence ATGAAAATTGCAATCTTACCTGTTTTAGCAGGTGCGGTTTTTGGGATTATTGCACCTTTGCTTGTATATTTTGGCAATCCGGGTAATATGGGACTTTGTGCAGGTTGTTTTACACGTGATATTGCAGGAGCTTTGAATTTACACAATGCTGCCGCTTTACAATATATGCGACCTGAAATTTTAGCTCTAGTTTTAGGCTCATTTCTAAGTGCTTTTTTATCAAAATCTTATAATCCTCGTGCAGGTAGTGCACCGATTGCAAGATTTTTTTTAGGCATTTTTACAATGATTGGGATTCTAGTATTTTTAGGCTGTCCTTGGAGAGCATTTTTAAGAATTTCTGCTGGAGATTTAAGTGCTTTAGCTGGAATTTTAGGACTTGTTGCGGGAGTTTGTTTGGGTATATTCTTTCTTAAAAAAGGTTTTAGTTTAGGCAGAGCAAAACCTACAAGTAAATTTATAGGATTTATTTTCCCTGCTTTTATCATTTTATGTCTTGTGCTTTTATTTATCAGCTTAAATGAAGAAAAGCCTCTGCTCAAATTTTCTACTTCTGGTGTGGGTTTTATGCATGCTCCTGTTTTAATCTCTTTAATCGCAGGACTTATCATAGGTGTGCTTTTTCAAAAAAGCAAATTTTGCAGCATTTCTGGGATAAGTGCATTTTTACTTTTTAGAGACACTTATCTTTTGCAAGGTGTGATAGCATTAATCATATGTGCTTTTTTAAGCAATCTTGCACTTGGATATTTCCATTTAGGTTTCACTGAACAACCGATAGCACATAACGATTTTATATGGAATTTCTTAGGAATGTTTTTAGCTGGAAGTGCTTTGAGTTTAGCTGGAGGTTGTCCGGGAAGACAACTTGTTTTAAGCGGTGAAGGCGATGGCGATGCGGCTGTATTTGTCATGGGAAGTTTATTTGGTGCTGCCTTAGCACATAATTTTTCTTTAGCTTCTTCACCTGCTGGAATAAGTGCTAACGCTCCTTTTGCTGTAATTCTAGGTTTAATTTTCGTGCTTTGCTTGGGTTTATTTTCTAAAAATAAGGAGACAATATGA
- a CDS encoding sulfurtransferase TusA family protein has product MKIDVRGLSCPQPAIELNNALSSQPESLEVVCDTSTPLDNLLRMAKKNNYELASKEEQGLERILHFTKH; this is encoded by the coding sequence ATGAAAATTGATGTAAGAGGACTTTCTTGTCCGCAACCTGCCATTGAATTAAATAATGCTTTAAGTTCGCAACCAGAATCTCTTGAAGTAGTATGCGATACAAGCACTCCGCTTGATAATCTTTTGCGTATGGCAAAGAAAAACAACTATGAGCTTGCTTCTAAGGAAGAACAAGGCTTAGAAAGAATTTTACATTTTACTAAGCATTAA
- a CDS encoding DUF4885 family protein: protein MEIKSHYYNYYGVKGRYNPQEKQKTSWEKLYTPITERIEGNNHNPENDVYKAYLKLEERYYTLGEANRAKYSNYEDLKQALSQKYFSVDSPFQKYTSEQRRAMYDNELSMSAFGYATNINDPLITDPVHAPSDEEQQDYNRKMVNSQLQNILSQNGIDLKGADIQFIISPNDYHLKIMGLDDENLKLKIENLLNQNDNSKELFFHILQSLRVWQFNFKEGVIEKYRATSEFARLTGLDLGTFHQDGVNFTDKNGQNALEIYKNALEDSSIPPEFRGFAYESFKNLLESFRELDFSKIPELNLQIGYKDGVLYDLEHSHIAKLDLNA, encoded by the coding sequence ATGGAGATAAAGTCGCATTATTATAATTATTATGGTGTAAAAGGACGTTATAATCCTCAAGAAAAGCAAAAAACAAGCTGGGAAAAGCTCTATACACCTATAACAGAGCGTATTGAAGGCAATAACCACAATCCAGAAAATGACGTCTATAAAGCCTATTTAAAGCTAGAAGAACGTTATTACACCTTAGGTGAGGCTAATCGTGCGAAATACTCTAATTATGAAGATTTAAAGCAGGCTTTATCACAAAAATATTTTAGCGTTGATTCCCCGTTTCAAAAATACACTTCAGAACAGAGGAGGGCGATGTATGACAATGAGCTTTCAATGAGTGCTTTTGGTTATGCGACAAACATTAATGACCCCTTAATCACTGACCCTGTTCATGCTCCAAGTGATGAAGAACAACAAGATTATAATAGAAAAATGGTGAATTCACAACTTCAAAATATTTTGAGTCAAAATGGTATTGATTTAAAGGGAGCAGATATTCAATTTATTATCAGTCCAAATGATTATCATTTGAAAATTATGGGCTTAGATGATGAGAATTTAAAATTAAAAATTGAAAATCTTTTAAATCAAAATGACAATTCAAAAGAGTTGTTTTTCCATATTTTACAAAGTTTGCGTGTTTGGCAATTCAATTTCAAAGAGGGCGTGATTGAAAAATACAGAGCCACAAGCGAATTCGCGAGGCTAACGGGTTTAGACTTAGGCACTTTTCATCAAGATGGTGTAAATTTCACGGATAAAAATGGACAAAATGCTCTTGAAATTTACAAAAATGCTTTGGAGGATTCTTCGATTCCGCCTGAATTTCGAGGCTTTGCGTATGAATCTTTTAAGAATTTGCTTGAGAGCTTTAGAGAGCTTGATTTTTCAAAAATTCCCGAGCTTAATTTGCAAATTGGCTATAAGGACGGAGTGCTTTATGATTTAGAGCACTCCCATATTGCTAAATTAGACCTTAATGCTTAG
- the trxA gene encoding thioredoxin encodes MGKYIDLTAENFSVAKEGVALVDFWAPWCGPCRMLAPVIDELANEFDGKAKICKVNTDEQGDLSAEYGVRSIPTLIFFKDGQVVDQLVGAQSKQAISDKINSLL; translated from the coding sequence ATGGGTAAATACATAGATCTTACTGCAGAAAATTTTTCTGTAGCAAAAGAAGGTGTAGCTTTAGTAGATTTTTGGGCACCTTGGTGCGGACCTTGCAGAATGCTTGCTCCGGTTATAGATGAACTTGCAAATGAATTTGACGGCAAAGCAAAAATTTGCAAAGTTAATACTGATGAACAAGGAGATTTATCAGCCGAATATGGTGTGAGGTCTATTCCTACTTTGATTTTTTTTAAAGATGGACAAGTTGTTGATCAACTCGTTGGTGCACAATCAAAACAAGCTATTAGTGATAAAATTAATTCTTTACTTTAA
- the trxB gene encoding thioredoxin-disulfide reductase: protein MLDLAIIGGGPAGLSAGLYATRGGLKNVVMFEKGMPGGQITSSSEIENYPGVAQVMDGISFMAPWNEQCMRFGLKHEMVGVEQILRNSDGSFTIKIEGGKTESAKAVIVCTGSTPRRAGFKGEDEFFGKGVSTCATCDGFFYKNKEVAVLGGGDTALEEALYLANICSKVYLIHRRDEFRASPSTVKRVKDNGKIELVTNASVDEVYGDKTGVNGVKVKLKDGSIRDLAVPGIFTFVGLNVRNEILKQDDGNFLCNMEESGQVSVDLKMQTNIAGLFVAGDLRKDAPKQVVCAAGDGAVAALSAIAYIENLH, encoded by the coding sequence ATGTTAGATTTAGCAATTATTGGCGGAGGTCCGGCAGGTCTTAGTGCAGGGCTTTATGCAACTCGCGGGGGGCTTAAAAATGTTGTCATGTTTGAAAAGGGAATGCCCGGTGGACAAATCACTTCAAGCTCTGAAATTGAAAATTATCCCGGTGTTGCTCAAGTTATGGACGGAATTTCTTTTATGGCACCTTGGAATGAACAATGTATGCGCTTTGGTTTAAAACACGAAATGGTAGGAGTTGAACAGATTTTAAGAAATTCAGATGGAAGTTTTACTATAAAAATTGAAGGGGGGAAAACAGAGTCCGCAAAGGCTGTAATCGTCTGCACGGGCTCAACTCCGCGTCGTGCAGGATTTAAAGGCGAGGATGAGTTTTTTGGTAAGGGAGTGAGTACTTGTGCAACTTGCGATGGTTTTTTCTATAAAAACAAGGAGGTTGCTGTTTTAGGAGGAGGCGATACAGCCTTAGAAGAAGCTCTATATCTTGCAAATATTTGTTCTAAAGTCTATCTTATCCACAGACGCGATGAATTTAGAGCCTCTCCTTCAACGGTTAAAAGGGTTAAAGATAATGGAAAAATAGAGCTTGTTACAAATGCAAGCGTGGATGAAGTCTATGGAGATAAAACGGGCGTTAATGGCGTAAAAGTCAAGCTTAAAGACGGAAGCATTAGGGATTTGGCAGTTCCGGGAATCTTCACCTTTGTAGGGCTTAATGTTCGCAATGAAATTTTAAAACAAGATGATGGAAATTTTCTTTGCAATATGGAAGAGAGCGGACAGGTAAGTGTTGATCTTAAAATGCAAACGAATATCGCAGGTCTTTTTGTTGCAGGAGATTTAAGAAAAGATGCTCCAAAACAAGTGGTTTGTGCAGCGGGTGATGGAGCAGTTGCTGCCTTGAGTGCGATAGCTTATATTGAAAATTTACATTAA
- a CDS encoding multidrug effflux MFS transporter — MQKQTQIYGFKKFQLIFILALMSSLAPLSTDMYLPALSHVQQSFKTDSFLTQLSLASFFIAFAFGQLIYGPLSDIFGRKKPVLVGIAIFILSSFFCVIIDNIFGFIAFRFFEALGGCAGVVIARAIVNDLFEIKEAAGIFSLMMVFSSLAPMLSPTFGGILLQYFSWESIFITLFLLGILLFLMILFGLKESAPILVYKKFSHKETLKNYKIVLKDKFFLVYIFSAAFALCAMFAYITGSSFIFTQFFALSEQKFAILFGINALGFVIFANINARLVQKFDSQSILSKALVIMFISTLILFVSAFLKPNFWIFEGSLFISIAMLGFIAPNTTTLAMARFKEQSGTASAVLGASQFALAGVISFSVGAFHANTPLILAAVMCVCVLIANGIYFIFKRI; from the coding sequence ATGCAAAAACAAACTCAAATTTATGGATTTAAAAAATTTCAACTCATTTTTATTTTAGCCCTAATGTCAAGTTTAGCTCCGCTTTCTACAGACATGTATTTGCCTGCACTCTCTCATGTTCAACAGAGTTTTAAAACCGATTCATTTTTAACGCAACTTTCTTTGGCAAGTTTTTTCATTGCCTTTGCATTTGGACAGCTCATTTATGGTCCTTTAAGCGATATTTTTGGACGCAAAAAACCTGTTTTGGTTGGGATTGCGATTTTTATACTTTCAAGTTTTTTTTGCGTGATTATTGATAATATCTTTGGTTTTATCGCTTTTCGCTTTTTTGAAGCCTTAGGAGGTTGTGCTGGAGTGGTTATTGCAAGGGCTATAGTCAATGATCTTTTTGAGATAAAAGAAGCGGCAGGAATTTTTTCTTTAATGATGGTTTTTAGCTCTCTTGCACCTATGCTTTCACCGACTTTTGGAGGAATTTTACTTCAATATTTTTCTTGGGAAAGCATTTTTATCACTCTATTTTTATTAGGAATCTTGCTTTTTTTAATGATATTATTTGGACTTAAAGAAAGTGCTCCGATTCTTGTTTATAAAAAATTTTCTCATAAAGAAACTTTAAAAAACTATAAAATCGTTCTTAAGGATAAATTTTTCTTAGTTTATATTTTTTCAGCTGCTTTTGCCCTTTGTGCAATGTTTGCTTATATTACAGGTTCTAGTTTTATTTTTACTCAATTCTTTGCTTTAAGTGAGCAAAAATTTGCAATACTCTTTGGAATCAATGCCTTAGGTTTTGTGATATTTGCAAACATCAATGCAAGATTAGTGCAAAAATTTGATTCTCAAAGCATACTCTCAAAAGCTTTAGTGATTATGTTTATTTCAACCTTGATTTTATTTGTCAGTGCGTTTTTAAAACCAAATTTTTGGATTTTTGAAGGCTCACTTTTTATAAGCATTGCAATGTTAGGTTTTATCGCACCTAATACCACAACCTTAGCTATGGCTCGTTTTAAAGAGCAATCAGGCACAGCTTCAGCCGTTCTTGGTGCGAGTCAATTTGCCTTAGCCGGAGTTATATCCTTTAGCGTAGGAGCCTTTCATGCCAACACTCCGCTCATCCTTGCAGCTGTGATGTGCGTTTGTGTTTTAATAGCAAATGGGATTTATTTTATCTTTAAACGGATTTGA
- a CDS encoding uroporphyrinogen-III synthase: MEIYLLNSTPFEGVKNLILNELIFYDFKVNLDDFQALIITSKHALKALKRSKNPLNLNLRVYAVGENTAKEALNLGFKEVKFPKQFYANELFKEFKEELKECKCLYLRAKEIASTLDKDLLNFGVNLTQKIVYENVYKKSQLCLNHPCIIIFTSPSSVRNFLKNYTIKSQDKLVALGESTAKMLKNYENLFICPKQNLKECVEMAKNLIKSV; encoded by the coding sequence ATGGAAATTTATCTTTTAAATTCTACGCCTTTTGAGGGGGTAAAAAATCTTATTTTAAATGAATTGATTTTTTATGATTTTAAGGTCAATCTCGATGATTTTCAAGCCCTTATCATCACTTCTAAACATGCTTTAAAAGCTTTAAAGCGGAGTAAAAATCCTCTCAATTTAAACTTGCGAGTTTATGCTGTAGGAGAAAATACTGCTAAAGAGGCTTTAAATTTAGGCTTTAAAGAAGTGAAATTTCCTAAACAATTCTATGCAAATGAGCTGTTTAAAGAATTTAAAGAAGAATTAAAAGAGTGCAAATGTCTGTATTTAAGGGCTAAAGAAATTGCCTCGACTTTGGATAAAGATTTGCTTAATTTCGGTGTGAATTTAACTCAAAAAATCGTCTATGAAAATGTTTATAAAAAAAGTCAATTATGTCTTAATCATCCTTGTATCATCATTTTTACTTCGCCTTCTAGTGTGAGAAATTTTTTAAAAAATTATACAATCAAAAGTCAAGATAAACTTGTAGCCTTAGGAGAAAGCACAGCTAAAATGCTTAAAAACTATGAAAATCTTTTCATTTGTCCAAAACAAAATTTAAAAGAATGCGTTGAAATGGCTAAAAATTTAATCAAATCCGTTTAA
- the thiE gene encoding thiamine phosphate synthase produces MLDLSLYLVASRGNLNDESFLQHLENAIKGGVSIIQLREKTLNAREFYELALKVKKLTRAYKIPLIINDRLDIALAMDADGVHLGQEDLEVKLARKLLGQEKIIGLSLKKPKQLDFIAGATYLGCGAIKPTPTKESEVLALKDLKKIIALSPLPVVAIGGIDENVVHELKGLKLAGIAVVRAIMEAKNPLLAARRLKKLFKEC; encoded by the coding sequence ATGTTAGATTTAAGTTTATACTTGGTTGCAAGTCGTGGAAATTTAAATGATGAAAGTTTTTTACAGCATCTAGAAAATGCTATAAAAGGCGGAGTGAGTATCATTCAGCTTAGGGAAAAAACTCTTAATGCAAGGGAATTTTATGAATTGGCTCTTAAGGTTAAAAAGCTCACTCGTGCCTATAAAATTCCTTTGATTATCAATGACAGACTCGATATAGCTTTAGCTATGGACGCTGATGGAGTGCATTTAGGACAAGAGGATTTAGAAGTAAAACTTGCTAGAAAACTTTTGGGACAAGAAAAAATTATAGGTTTGAGCTTAAAAAAACCTAAACAGCTTGATTTTATAGCTGGTGCGACTTATTTAGGTTGTGGTGCGATTAAGCCTACGCCGACGAAAGAAAGCGAGGTTTTAGCCTTAAAGGATTTAAAAAAAATCATTGCTTTAAGCCCTTTGCCTGTGGTTGCTATTGGAGGAATTGATGAGAATGTTGTTCATGAACTTAAAGGTTTAAAACTAGCAGGTATAGCGGTTGTACGTGCTATAATGGAGGCCAAAAATCCTCTTTTAGCCGCAAGACGTTTAAAAAAGCTTTTTAAAGAGTGTTAA